A portion of the Cygnus olor isolate bCygOlo1 chromosome 15, bCygOlo1.pri.v2, whole genome shotgun sequence genome contains these proteins:
- the DECR2 gene encoding peroxisomal 2,4-dienoyl-CoA reductase [(3E)-enoyl-CoA-producing] isoform X1: MAQGAAASRPPGDVEADECLREYRHLFSPDILAGQVAFVTGGGSGIGFRIAEIFMRHGCRTVIASRSLQRVSEASKKLVAATGQQCLPLSVDVRQPQTIVAAVEEALREFKRIDILVNGAAGNFLCPASALSFNAFKTVMDIDTLGTFNTSKVLFEKYFRDHGGVIVNITATLGYRGQALQVHAGTAKAAIDAMTRHLAVEWGPNNIRVNSLAPGPITGTEGFRRLGGKFAKEASQFDTIPLHRAGNKTEIAHSTLYLASPLSSYVTGTTLVVDGGSWLTSANNFPALLDFWAAGANQNQ, from the exons ATGGCGCAgggcgccgccgcctcccggccgCCGGGGGACGTGGAGGCCGACGAGTGCCTGCGGGAGTACCGGCACCTCTTCAGCCCCGACATCCTGGC GGGCCAGGTGGCCTTCGTCACCGGCGGCGGCTCCGGCATCGGCTTCCGCATCGCCGAGATCTTCATGAG GCACGGCTGCCGCACCGTCATCGCGAGCAGGAGCCTGCAGCGGGTCTCGGAG GCCTCAAAAAAGCTGGTGGCAGCCACGGGGCAGCAATGCCTGCCTCTGTCCGTAGATGTCAGGCAGCCTCAAACCATCGTGGCCGCAGTGGAGGAGGCGCTGAGGGAGTTCAAGCGCATCGACATCCTGGTTAACG GTGCTGCGGGAAACTTCCTGTGCCCAGCCAGCGCCCTCTCCTTCAACGCCTTCAAGACCGTGATGGATATCGACACCCTGGGCACCTTCAACACCTCCAAAGTTCTCTTCGAGAAATATTTCCGG GACCACGGTGGGGTCATCGTTAACATCACGGCGACTCTGGGCTACCGAGGGCAGGCTCTCCAGGTGCACGCTGGCACCGCTAAGGCTGCTATAG ACGCCATGACCCGTCACCTTGCTGTGGAGTGGGGTCCCAACAATATCCGAGTGAACAGCCTGGCGCCAGGCCCCATCACGGGCACCGAGGGCTTCCGGCGCCTGG GTGGGAAATTTGCCAAGGAAGCAAGCCAGTTCGACACGATCCCCCTTCACCGCGCGGGGAACAAGACGGAGATCGCCCACAGCACGCTGTACCTGGCGAGCCCCCTCTCCTCCTACGTGACAGGCACCACCCTGGTGGTGGACGGCGGGAGCTGGCTGACCTCTGCCAACAACTTCCCCGCCTTGCTGG ATTTCTGGGCTGCGGGAGCAAACCAAAATCAGTGA
- the DECR2 gene encoding peroxisomal 2,4-dienoyl-CoA reductase [(3E)-enoyl-CoA-producing] isoform X2, with product MAQGAAASRPPGDVEADECLREYRHLFSPDILAGQVAFVTGGGSGIGFRIAEIFMRHGCRTVIASRSLQRVSEASKKLVAATGQQCLPLSVDVRQPQTIVAAVEEALREFKRIDILVNGAAGNFLCPASALSFNAFKTVMDIDTLGTFNTSKVLFEKYFRDHGGVIVNITATLGYRGQALQVHAGTAKAAIDAMTRHLAVEWGPNNIRVNSLAPGPITGTEGFRRLGGKFAKEASQFDTIPLHRAGNKTEIAHSTLYLASPLSSYVTGTTLVVDGGSWLTSANNFPALLGIAPSSAKL from the exons ATGGCGCAgggcgccgccgcctcccggccgCCGGGGGACGTGGAGGCCGACGAGTGCCTGCGGGAGTACCGGCACCTCTTCAGCCCCGACATCCTGGC GGGCCAGGTGGCCTTCGTCACCGGCGGCGGCTCCGGCATCGGCTTCCGCATCGCCGAGATCTTCATGAG GCACGGCTGCCGCACCGTCATCGCGAGCAGGAGCCTGCAGCGGGTCTCGGAG GCCTCAAAAAAGCTGGTGGCAGCCACGGGGCAGCAATGCCTGCCTCTGTCCGTAGATGTCAGGCAGCCTCAAACCATCGTGGCCGCAGTGGAGGAGGCGCTGAGGGAGTTCAAGCGCATCGACATCCTGGTTAACG GTGCTGCGGGAAACTTCCTGTGCCCAGCCAGCGCCCTCTCCTTCAACGCCTTCAAGACCGTGATGGATATCGACACCCTGGGCACCTTCAACACCTCCAAAGTTCTCTTCGAGAAATATTTCCGG GACCACGGTGGGGTCATCGTTAACATCACGGCGACTCTGGGCTACCGAGGGCAGGCTCTCCAGGTGCACGCTGGCACCGCTAAGGCTGCTATAG ACGCCATGACCCGTCACCTTGCTGTGGAGTGGGGTCCCAACAATATCCGAGTGAACAGCCTGGCGCCAGGCCCCATCACGGGCACCGAGGGCTTCCGGCGCCTGG GTGGGAAATTTGCCAAGGAAGCAAGCCAGTTCGACACGATCCCCCTTCACCGCGCGGGGAACAAGACGGAGATCGCCCACAGCACGCTGTACCTGGCGAGCCCCCTCTCCTCCTACGTGACAGGCACCACCCTGGTGGTGGACGGCGGGAGCTGGCTGACCTCTGCCAACAACTTCCCCGCCTTGCTGGGTATTGCTCCATCCTCTGCTAAACTCTAG
- the NME4 gene encoding nucleoside diphosphate kinase, mitochondrial gives MGSLGRCLARGLLRWQPGLGRPLGQPRRYGSAPPELREQTLVLVKPDAVQRRLVGDVIRRFERRGFKLVAMKLLQADRGLLDKHYQQLRQKPFYPALLSYMTSGPLVAMVWEGYNVVRSSRAMVGDTNSAQAAAGTIRGDFSMHVSRNVVHASDSVETALQEIGFWFQRDELVAWESSDRDYTYGP, from the exons aTGGGCTCCCTGGGGCGCTGcctggcccggggcctgctgcGGTGGCAGCCCGGCCTCGGCCGCCCCCTCGGGCAGCCCCGCCGCTACGGCTCCG CCCCCCCGGAGCTGCGGGAGCAGACGCTGGTGCTGGTGAAGCCGGACGCGGTGCAGCGGCGGCTGGTGGGCGATGTCATCCGGCGCTTCGAGCGGCGCGGGTTCAAGCTGGTGGCCATGAAGCTGCTCCAG GCGGACCGGGGCCTCCTGGACAAGCACTACCAGCAGCTGCGGCAGAAGCCCTTCTACCCCGCGCTCCTCTCCTACATGACCTCGGGGCCGCTGGTGGCCATG GTGTGGGAGGGCTACAACGTGGTCCGGTCCTCGCGGGCCATGGTGGGGGACACCAACTCGGCAcaggcggcggcggggaccATCCGAGGGGACTTCAGCATGCACGTCAGCAG GAATGTGGTGCATGCCAGCGACTCGGTGGAGACGGCGCTGCAGGAGATTGGCTTCTGGTTCCAGCGGGACGAGCTGGTGGCCTGGGAGAGCAGCGACCGGGACTACACCTACGGGCCCTAG